A portion of the Oxynema aestuarii AP17 genome contains these proteins:
- a CDS encoding sigma 54-interacting transcriptional regulator encodes MSSSTVVTWLQERTSLAILSERVLSAIAELVQPRELAADSELAAEGNPPDGLYILQNGRLGSSLHQPNTAATAGRSPASLLPGTTLYLAELLLDRPCPTTVTALTDVRLWFVPADDFRQLADRYPEINQTLSRQLADQLDSLADAFTYERDRMEALRPYLVPKAKRGIVGKSRYAVRLRSQIRDAGDDRGAVFIFGEPGLEKDNTAALIHYGSPNRRQPIVKLNCGILQTSGAELFGRAGGKPGLIEWLEEGTLILNNIEELPEELQPQIVRLLESGTYIPVTRSGEPTQTPRVCNAKIIFIGEKHIPEIEHQVTHRIKVPPLRVRKADLGAQVDYYISLYCRAKGITKPRLTPEALRRLQAYDYPQNIRELQSLVERALVQAGETEELTEEIVWPSQSKKKQFRFNLLNGYPGLRHFLRSPWWPDRINYGFTLTFFAIVVAILCFGPQTRDQNFALNLFWAWWWPLILLLFPFVGRLWCAVCPFMIYGEVTQKLSLWLWPRSLKPWPRQVADRWGGWFLFGLFLLIFLWEELWNLENTAYLSACLLLLITAGAMIFSAIFERRFWCRYLCPIGGMNGMFAKLSMTELRAQQGTCSAECTTYQCYKGGPQKGEGLETDGCPLYSHPAQLEDNRDCVLCMTCLKACPHRSVEFNLRPPGIELWTTHVPQSHEVALMMLLLGGVFLHRLPEIEAQLNLSLDLTQFWPHLGWSVAALAIPVLVPIAAHGAISAFNSSVKPKRFLEWAYGYLPLVLAGNLAHYLRLGLTEAGRIVPVTLATFGLSGEGWPIWVAHPAVVEFLQGTSLIAGWVLTVVLTQKIARQPWRSLLPQHLASGILAIALWSIIVT; translated from the coding sequence ATGAGTTCATCTACTGTCGTCACCTGGTTGCAGGAACGAACGAGCCTAGCTATTTTATCCGAACGAGTGTTAAGCGCGATCGCCGAACTCGTCCAACCTCGGGAACTGGCGGCGGACAGCGAACTCGCCGCCGAAGGTAACCCGCCAGACGGACTCTACATCCTCCAAAACGGTCGCTTGGGCAGTTCCCTACACCAACCCAACACCGCCGCGACGGCGGGGCGATCGCCCGCCTCCTTGCTACCGGGAACGACCCTTTACCTCGCCGAACTCTTACTCGATCGCCCCTGTCCCACCACAGTTACCGCCCTCACCGACGTTCGACTCTGGTTCGTACCCGCCGACGACTTTCGACAACTAGCCGATCGCTATCCCGAAATTAACCAAACCCTTTCCCGCCAACTCGCGGACCAACTCGACAGTCTCGCCGACGCCTTCACCTACGAACGCGATCGCATGGAAGCATTGCGACCCTATCTCGTTCCCAAAGCCAAACGCGGGATCGTCGGCAAAAGCCGCTACGCCGTCCGCCTGCGATCGCAGATCCGCGACGCGGGAGACGATCGCGGCGCCGTGTTCATTTTCGGCGAACCGGGACTCGAAAAAGACAACACCGCCGCCCTCATTCACTACGGTTCCCCCAACCGCCGCCAACCGATCGTCAAACTCAACTGCGGCATCTTGCAAACCAGTGGCGCCGAACTGTTCGGACGGGCGGGAGGCAAACCGGGACTGATCGAATGGTTGGAAGAAGGCACCTTAATTCTCAACAATATCGAAGAACTGCCCGAAGAACTACAACCTCAAATCGTCCGCCTGCTAGAAAGTGGCACTTACATCCCCGTTACTCGTTCCGGCGAACCGACCCAAACCCCCCGAGTTTGCAACGCCAAAATTATCTTTATCGGCGAAAAACATATCCCCGAAATCGAACACCAAGTCACTCATCGCATCAAAGTTCCGCCCCTGCGGGTCAGAAAAGCCGACCTCGGCGCCCAAGTCGATTACTATATCAGTTTGTACTGTCGCGCCAAAGGCATCACCAAACCGCGCCTGACTCCGGAAGCCTTGCGGCGCCTGCAAGCCTACGACTACCCGCAAAACATCCGCGAGTTACAAAGTTTGGTAGAACGGGCCTTAGTCCAAGCGGGGGAAACGGAAGAACTCACGGAAGAAATTGTCTGGCCGTCACAAAGTAAGAAAAAGCAATTTCGGTTTAATTTACTCAATGGTTATCCCGGCTTGCGCCACTTTTTACGCAGTCCCTGGTGGCCCGATCGCATTAATTACGGCTTTACCCTGACCTTTTTCGCGATCGTCGTCGCTATTTTATGCTTCGGACCGCAAACCCGAGACCAAAACTTTGCTTTAAATCTATTTTGGGCGTGGTGGTGGCCGCTTATTTTACTCCTCTTTCCCTTTGTCGGACGCTTGTGGTGTGCGGTTTGTCCGTTCATGATTTACGGGGAAGTGACCCAAAAGTTATCGTTATGGTTGTGGCCGCGATCGCTCAAACCGTGGCCGCGACAAGTCGCCGATCGCTGGGGCGGTTGGTTTCTATTCGGTTTATTCCTGTTAATTTTCCTCTGGGAGGAACTCTGGAATTTAGAAAATACCGCCTATCTTTCTGCCTGTTTACTCTTATTAATTACCGCCGGGGCGATGATTTTTTCCGCCATTTTCGAGCGCCGTTTTTGGTGTCGCTATCTCTGTCCGATCGGCGGCATGAACGGCATGTTTGCCAAACTGTCTATGACGGAATTAAGGGCGCAGCAGGGAACTTGTTCGGCGGAATGCACCACGTATCAATGTTATAAAGGCGGTCCACAAAAAGGAGAAGGGTTGGAAACCGACGGCTGTCCTTTATATTCCCATCCGGCCCAGTTAGAAGATAATCGCGATTGCGTCTTGTGCATGACCTGTTTAAAAGCTTGCCCGCATCGATCCGTCGAGTTCAATTTACGTCCGCCCGGGATCGAGTTGTGGACCACCCACGTGCCGCAATCGCATGAGGTAGCATTAATGATGCTACTCCTTGGCGGGGTCTTTCTGCACCGCTTGCCAGAGATCGAGGCGCAGTTGAATTTAAGTCTGGATTTGACTCAATTTTGGCCGCATTTGGGCTGGTCGGTAGCGGCGCTGGCGATCCCGGTCTTGGTCCCGATCGCCGCCCACGGGGCAATTTCTGCCTTCAATTCCTCGGTCAAGCCGAAGCGCTTTCTCGAATGGGCTTATGGCTATTTACCCCTGGTGTTAGCCGGGAATTTGGCCCATTACTTGCGCTTGGGTCTGACCGAAGCCGGACGGATCGTTCCGGTGACCCTGGCGACCTTTGGCTTGAGTGGAGAAGGTTGGCCGATCTGGGTGGCCCATCCGGCGGTGGTGGAATTTTTACAGGGAACCAGCTTAATCGCAGGGTGGGTGTTGACGGTGGTGTTGACCCAAAAAATCGCACGCCAGCCGTGGCGATCGCTGCTTCCCCAACATCTAGCGTCCGGGATTTTGGCGATCGCCTTGTGGTCAATTATCGTCACGTAG
- a CDS encoding acyltransferase family protein has product MKVSESSSKPTRDLRLDLLKAIAICFVLYLHFQPILFSESTQLNRSIPWIVSRTVWVFSNQFTMGAVPLFIIVSLFLGYRKLTKNIDYLKKRAIRLLKLFGFWAIVQSGIYFIVVAAIAAQNLNTQIPAWNQLTVLWLGGPSLPLVGDSVLYFLMVLIVLSALLWLYENYIPHALKNPLSIALVVLFVIYFQISKLLDYQIPYWRLDNFLIYIPIVYFLVHKTEKIVKFKYLFLFLYIAISLQDLILMKQGNILNIYGRSSMVWMALTLFGLVYSFNLQNLPAIVRFLSKYSLGIFATHKYWQLAFWSGANYLHAEYNVTKFIPLFNGDFNFLRLAYTSLAVMFTCLGVRLLAETPLKKFVG; this is encoded by the coding sequence GTGAAAGTTTCCGAATCTTCCTCGAAACCGACCCGAGACCTTCGCTTGGATCTCCTCAAGGCCATTGCTATTTGTTTCGTTCTTTACCTTCATTTTCAACCAATTCTGTTTTCTGAATCCACCCAATTAAATCGTTCAATTCCTTGGATAGTTTCCCGAACTGTTTGGGTGTTTTCAAATCAATTTACAATGGGAGCTGTTCCCTTATTTATTATCGTTTCTTTGTTTTTGGGCTATCGAAAACTTACTAAAAATATCGATTATTTAAAAAAACGAGCGATCCGCTTGCTTAAGTTGTTTGGTTTTTGGGCGATCGTGCAATCTGGGATTTATTTTATCGTTGTAGCGGCGATCGCCGCTCAAAACCTCAATACTCAGATTCCTGCATGGAATCAACTTACAGTTTTATGGTTGGGAGGTCCGAGTTTACCGTTGGTCGGTGATTCAGTTTTATATTTTCTAATGGTTTTGATCGTTCTGAGTGCTTTGCTGTGGTTGTACGAAAATTATATACCCCATGCCCTTAAAAACCCACTTTCCATTGCTTTAGTAGTTTTATTTGTCATTTATTTTCAAATCTCAAAACTGCTAGATTATCAAATTCCCTATTGGCGATTAGATAATTTTTTGATTTACATCCCAATTGTTTATTTTTTGGTTCATAAAACCGAGAAAATAGTTAAATTTAAATATCTATTTCTGTTTTTATATATAGCAATTTCTTTGCAAGACCTCATCTTAATGAAGCAAGGAAATATCCTTAATATTTACGGTCGTTCTTCAATGGTTTGGATGGCCTTAACTTTATTTGGATTGGTTTATTCTTTTAATTTGCAAAACTTACCCGCGATCGTCCGTTTCTTGTCGAAATACTCCCTCGGTATTTTTGCAACTCATAAATATTGGCAGCTTGCCTTTTGGTCGGGAGCCAATTACCTGCACGCCGAATATAACGTTACCAAATTTATTCCCCTCTTCAATGGAGACTTTAACTTTTTGCGTTTAGCCTATACAAGTTTGGCCGTTATGTTTACCTGTTTGGGCGTACGCTTGCTTGCTGAAACACCTCTGAAAAAATTTGTTGGTTAA
- a CDS encoding Hsp70 family protein codes for MSIAIDFGTSNTVIARWNPATEQAELVKLPGLTWQVGQNPPLIPSLVYVEDASRDRLVIGQAVRDKGLDLKTDPRFFRSFKRGIGTDIQGFLPELDGQTMTFERVGRGFLTQLLQGIRDVPLSVDSLVVTVPVDSFEAYRHWLGGVCQHLKVEQVRMLDEPTAAALGYGLAERELLLVVDFGGGTLDLSLVRLDGTAGNRPLGFILKWGEKMFAESSGQKAKTARVLAKAGKNLGGSDLDNWLVDYFAATQGVEKTPLTTRLAERLKISLSLQKQAKEVYFNDETLESYELALDRDGFEQILAEHDFFASLDEAMTQVLQQARRQGVEVDDIDGVLLIGGTAQIPAVQRWIGEYFDESKVRRDRPFEAIATGALQLNRGVEVQDFLYHSYGIRYWNHRNKRHDWHPLIKSGQAYPMADPVELVLGASVDNQPSIELIIGELGAPTGGTEVYFDGDRLVTRTLASGTQSVQPLNDRDGARSIAQLTPPGNPGSDRVKVFFRVDRDRFLRITVEDLLTNETLVGDRPVVQLS; via the coding sequence ATGTCCATCGCGATCGATTTTGGAACGAGTAACACCGTTATCGCCCGGTGGAATCCGGCGACCGAACAAGCCGAACTGGTCAAATTACCCGGTTTGACCTGGCAAGTCGGGCAAAATCCCCCCCTGATTCCCAGCTTAGTTTACGTCGAAGACGCCAGCCGCGATCGCCTCGTCATCGGTCAGGCGGTCCGCGACAAAGGACTCGACCTCAAAACCGATCCGCGCTTTTTCCGCAGCTTCAAACGCGGGATCGGAACGGACATTCAAGGCTTTTTACCCGAGCTCGACGGTCAAACCATGACCTTTGAACGAGTGGGACGCGGTTTCTTGACTCAACTGCTGCAGGGGATTCGCGACGTTCCCCTCTCCGTCGATTCTCTCGTGGTAACCGTTCCCGTCGATAGTTTTGAAGCCTATCGCCACTGGTTGGGCGGCGTCTGCCAACATTTGAAGGTGGAACAAGTGCGGATGTTGGACGAACCGACCGCCGCCGCCTTGGGATACGGACTCGCCGAACGGGAACTGTTGTTAGTGGTGGACTTCGGCGGTGGAACGTTAGATTTATCCTTGGTTCGCCTCGACGGAACTGCCGGGAATCGTCCCTTGGGGTTTATCCTCAAGTGGGGCGAAAAAATGTTCGCGGAAAGTTCGGGACAGAAGGCAAAAACCGCCCGGGTTTTAGCCAAAGCGGGCAAAAATTTGGGCGGTAGCGATCTGGATAACTGGTTGGTGGATTATTTCGCCGCAACTCAAGGGGTCGAGAAAACGCCCCTGACCACTCGGTTGGCGGAACGGCTGAAAATCTCGCTGTCGCTGCAAAAACAGGCAAAAGAGGTTTATTTTAACGACGAAACTTTAGAAAGTTACGAACTGGCGCTCGATCGCGACGGCTTCGAGCAAATCCTCGCCGAACACGACTTTTTCGCCAGTTTGGATGAGGCGATGACTCAAGTCCTGCAACAAGCCCGCCGTCAGGGGGTGGAAGTGGACGATATCGATGGGGTGTTGTTGATCGGCGGAACGGCGCAAATTCCGGCGGTTCAACGCTGGATCGGGGAATATTTCGACGAGTCAAAAGTCCGACGCGATCGCCCGTTCGAGGCGATCGCCACGGGGGCTCTCCAGTTAAATCGCGGGGTGGAAGTCCAAGATTTCCTCTACCACAGTTACGGAATCCGCTACTGGAACCACCGCAACAAGCGCCACGATTGGCATCCCCTGATTAAATCCGGTCAGGCGTATCCGATGGCAGATCCGGTGGAACTGGTTCTCGGGGCGTCGGTAGACAATCAGCCGAGTATCGAGTTGATTATCGGCGAATTGGGGGCGCCAACCGGGGGAACTGAGGTCTATTTCGACGGCGATCGCTTGGTAACGCGCACTCTGGCGTCGGGAACCCAAAGCGTCCAACCGCTCAACGATCGCGACGGCGCCCGCAGTATCGCCCAACTCACCCCGCCAGGAAACCCGGGTAGCGATCGCGTCAAGGTCTTTTTCCGCGTAGACCGCGATCGCTTTTTACGCATCACGGTGGAAGATTTGCTCACGAATGAAACCCTGGTGGGCGATCGGCCTGTGGTGCAGTTGAGTTAG
- a CDS encoding L,D-transpeptidase, whose translation MKGFLDSFPWRRTATTGAGLAIAIATLGMASFPAPAQTLYPDADTLAYNLLELQQSNQRWIQIDLTRQRLIAWEGPQEVYAVVISTGKESTPTPTGLFAIQTKHEIARMQGPGYDVPDVPFTMYYYRGYAIHGAYWHNNFGTPVSHGCTNVAVNHAEWLFDWADVGTPVVVHY comes from the coding sequence ATGAAGGGTTTTCTCGATTCGTTTCCCTGGCGTCGCACTGCTACCACAGGTGCAGGACTCGCGATCGCGATCGCCACTCTAGGGATGGCGTCCTTCCCCGCCCCAGCGCAGACGCTCTACCCCGACGCCGACACCCTCGCTTACAACCTACTCGAATTACAACAATCTAACCAGCGTTGGATTCAAATCGATCTGACCCGACAACGATTGATCGCCTGGGAAGGTCCCCAAGAGGTTTACGCCGTCGTCATTTCCACGGGGAAAGAGAGTACCCCGACGCCAACAGGTCTGTTTGCCATCCAAACCAAGCACGAAATCGCACGGATGCAAGGCCCCGGTTACGACGTGCCAGATGTTCCTTTCACGATGTACTATTATCGTGGCTATGCTATACATGGAGCCTATTGGCATAACAATTTTGGTACCCCCGTCAGTCACGGTTGCACCAACGTCGCCGTGAATCACGCCGAATGGTTGTTTGATTGGGCCGATGTCGGAACCCCCGTGGTCGTACATTATTAA
- a CDS encoding bifunctional 4-hydroxy-2-oxoglutarate aldolase/2-dehydro-3-deoxy-phosphogluconate aldolase: MSRSWLTQLQQQSCIAVIRAPELELGRQLAHAVASGGIRAIEITWNSDRPADLIAQLRAELPDCTIGTGTLMTVDDVEGAIAAGAQFLFSPHVNADLIARAIAAEVPIVPGALSPTEIVTAWQAGATAVKVFPISAVGGPSYIKSLQGPLGQIPLIPTGGVTLANTPEFLASGAIAVGLAGDLFPKEAVDRRDWTAIGDRAAELIAAIAHTRAAIAP, from the coding sequence ATGTCTCGATCTTGGCTGACGCAATTGCAACAACAATCATGCATCGCGGTGATTCGCGCGCCGGAATTAGAATTAGGACGACAACTCGCCCACGCCGTCGCTTCCGGGGGAATCCGCGCGATCGAGATTACCTGGAATAGCGATCGCCCCGCCGATTTAATTGCCCAGTTGCGCGCCGAACTGCCCGACTGTACGATCGGGACCGGAACCTTAATGACCGTGGACGACGTAGAAGGGGCGATCGCCGCAGGGGCTCAATTTCTCTTTTCTCCTCATGTCAATGCGGACTTAATCGCCCGGGCGATCGCCGCCGAAGTGCCGATCGTCCCCGGGGCGCTGTCTCCCACGGAAATTGTCACCGCGTGGCAAGCGGGGGCGACGGCGGTTAAAGTGTTCCCAATTTCTGCCGTCGGCGGCCCGAGTTATATCAAAAGTTTGCAAGGCCCCCTCGGTCAAATTCCCCTGATTCCCACCGGGGGAGTGACCTTGGCGAATACCCCGGAATTTCTCGCCTCCGGGGCGATCGCCGTCGGTTTGGCAGGGGATTTATTTCCCAAAGAAGCCGTAGATCGTCGCGATTGGACCGCGATCGGCGATCGGGCCGCCGAGTTAATCGCCGCGATCGCCCATACCCGCGCGGCGATCGCCCCCTGA
- a CDS encoding serine/threonine-protein kinase: MSHCINPNCPKPTDPLNAYNRICRQCGSQLLVQGRYQVVKLLGVGGFGKTYEALEKGTPKVLKVLVESNPKAIALFQQEAAVLQRLKHPGIPRVDPWGYFTYFANNSRTPIHCLVMEKIEGQNLEEWLHDRGNIPITENQAIDWLCQLAEILHQVHAQQYFHRDLKPSNIMLRAAIVRGSRTTEQLALIDFGSARAVSTTYLAKMAIGQKGTVIASKGYAPPEQENGKTMPQSDFYALGRTFVHLLTGRHPLDFYDPHTDRLEWRVAAPHISREMADFIDYLMARLPGQRPPNTEVLLQQLEDLKRANRHRKPVPMGLSPARGRRRKSPSVAGLRKIASPLMAASAIAAIAGVGLSEVKIYRYAIDRLHEYQQAAAEQVGRLGIDGGSTLEVTPVKAAIDRPQERAIATLATTDTPEEVTEDITLSNTLTGHAQDVRSLAISPDGQLLASGSFDGTIKIWNLQTGQPIRTLTSPNPGQIVSSVAISPDGRTLVSSSNSYGGTIQIWDLATGQLLASLSPGSSGAFVVAISPDGTLLASGSEKGSIKLWDLASGSLLQTLTGHVGTVYSVAFSPDGTTLASGSEDGSIKLWQLENTPSGGLNASIWRHLSGHVGKVFSVAFSPDGKHLASGGADKTVKLWNLETGKQTGTLLSHAGIVFSVAFSPDGETLASGSFTGRINLWDVDTGQRWETPEAHSRWVETVAFSPDGHTLASGSGDRTIKIWGVR; the protein is encoded by the coding sequence ATGAGCCACTGCATTAACCCCAACTGTCCGAAACCGACCGATCCGCTCAACGCTTACAACCGTATTTGTCGTCAGTGCGGTTCTCAACTGCTCGTGCAAGGGCGCTATCAAGTCGTCAAACTCCTCGGCGTCGGGGGCTTTGGCAAAACTTACGAAGCCCTCGAAAAAGGAACCCCCAAAGTCCTCAAAGTCCTCGTCGAAAGCAATCCCAAAGCGATCGCCCTCTTTCAACAAGAAGCCGCCGTCTTACAACGCCTCAAACATCCCGGCATTCCCCGGGTCGATCCTTGGGGATATTTTACCTATTTTGCCAACAACAGCCGCACCCCCATTCACTGCCTGGTCATGGAGAAAATCGAAGGGCAGAACCTCGAAGAATGGTTGCACGATCGCGGTAACATCCCGATTACGGAAAACCAGGCGATCGATTGGTTATGCCAACTGGCGGAAATTTTACACCAAGTCCACGCCCAGCAATATTTTCACCGGGATCTCAAACCTAGTAATATCATGTTGCGGGCGGCGATCGTGCGCGGCAGTCGCACCACGGAACAACTGGCGTTAATTGACTTCGGTTCGGCCCGCGCCGTCAGTACCACTTACCTCGCGAAAATGGCGATCGGTCAGAAAGGGACGGTCATCGCCTCGAAGGGATACGCGCCGCCGGAACAAGAAAACGGTAAAACCATGCCCCAGTCCGATTTCTACGCTTTGGGGCGCACCTTCGTTCACCTGCTCACCGGACGCCATCCCCTCGATTTTTACGACCCCCATACCGATCGCCTCGAATGGCGGGTCGCCGCTCCCCACATCAGCCGTGAAATGGCGGACTTTATCGATTATTTGATGGCCCGGTTGCCCGGTCAGCGCCCGCCGAATACGGAAGTGTTGCTGCAACAACTCGAAGACCTCAAACGCGCCAACCGCCACCGAAAACCGGTCCCGATGGGGTTGAGTCCCGCCCGAGGGCGACGGCGAAAGTCTCCGTCTGTGGCGGGGTTGAGAAAGATCGCCAGCCCGTTGATGGCGGCGAGCGCGATCGCGGCGATCGCCGGAGTGGGCTTGAGTGAGGTCAAAATCTATCGCTATGCGATCGATCGCCTCCACGAGTACCAACAAGCCGCCGCCGAACAGGTCGGGCGTCTCGGGATCGATGGGGGATCGACGTTGGAGGTTACCCCGGTCAAAGCGGCGATCGATCGTCCTCAAGAGCGGGCGATCGCCACCTTAGCCACCACTGACACCCCAGAAGAGGTAACAGAAGATATTACATTATCTAATACCCTCACCGGACACGCCCAAGACGTGCGATCGCTCGCCATCAGTCCCGACGGCCAACTATTAGCCAGTGGGAGTTTCGACGGCACGATCAAAATTTGGAACCTGCAAACCGGACAGCCGATCCGTACTTTAACCTCGCCGAACCCCGGACAAATCGTTTCCTCCGTCGCCATCAGTCCCGACGGTCGCACCCTCGTCAGCAGCAGTAACAGCTATGGTGGCACCATCCAAATTTGGGACCTGGCCACGGGTCAGTTACTCGCCAGCTTGTCTCCCGGCAGTTCCGGCGCCTTCGTCGTCGCCATCAGTCCCGACGGTACCCTCCTGGCGAGCGGAAGTGAGAAAGGGAGTATCAAATTATGGGATTTGGCCAGTGGCAGTTTACTACAAACCCTCACCGGACACGTCGGTACCGTCTATTCGGTCGCCTTTTCTCCCGACGGGACGACCCTCGCCAGTGGCAGCGAGGACGGTTCGATCAAACTTTGGCAGTTAGAAAACACTCCGTCGGGGGGACTGAATGCGTCGATTTGGCGGCATCTGTCCGGACATGTCGGTAAAGTGTTTTCCGTGGCTTTTTCTCCCGACGGCAAACATCTCGCTAGTGGCGGCGCCGATAAAACAGTGAAACTGTGGAATTTAGAAACGGGAAAACAAACGGGAACCTTACTCAGTCATGCGGGAATTGTGTTTTCGGTGGCTTTTTCTCCCGATGGCGAAACTCTGGCCAGTGGAAGTTTTACGGGTCGGATTAATTTGTGGGATGTCGATACCGGACAGCGTTGGGAAACTCCCGAAGCGCATTCCCGTTGGGTGGAAACCGTAGCGTTCAGTCCCGACGGTCATACATTGGCGAGTGGTAGTGGCGATCGCACCATTAAAATTTGGGGGGTTCGTTAA
- a CDS encoding DUF4168 domain-containing protein: MFKYLLTAASAIAFSFVGAMGLPAQAQPPTLVAQAGISNAASISSQELEQFATAIEQLLVLEQTAQQRIASAIENQGFSRERFGQIYQAQQDSTVTPDPAISADEQQRFERVVETAIEIQEEVQQQKQQAVQNQGLDLDRFNEILTAVQEDEALQQQVEQMLQQ; encoded by the coding sequence GTGTTCAAATATCTGTTAACCGCAGCTTCCGCGATCGCCTTCTCGTTTGTGGGAGCGATGGGTCTTCCGGCGCAGGCGCAACCCCCAACTCTCGTGGCGCAAGCAGGAATCTCTAATGCGGCTTCGATTAGTTCCCAAGAGTTAGAGCAGTTCGCCACGGCGATCGAACAGTTGTTAGTTCTCGAACAAACGGCCCAGCAACGCATTGCCTCGGCGATCGAAAATCAAGGCTTCAGTCGGGAACGCTTCGGTCAAATTTATCAAGCTCAGCAAGATTCCACGGTAACACCGGATCCGGCCATTTCTGCCGACGAACAACAGCGTTTTGAGCGCGTCGTCGAAACGGCGATCGAGATTCAGGAGGAAGTGCAGCAGCAAAAACAACAAGCGGTTCAAAATCAAGGCTTAGATCTCGATCGCTTTAATGAAATCCTGACCGCCGTGCAAGAAGACGAAGCGCTACAGCAACAAGTCGAGCAAATGTTGCAGCAGTAA
- a CDS encoding NAD-dependent epimerase/dehydratase family protein, which yields MRILIMGGTRFIGVYLTKILVENGHDVVLFNRGNKPAPVEGIRQIHGDRKDAAQIKEKLADESFDAIFDNNGRECSDTQPLADLFAGKLKHFIYMSSAGVYLKSDRMPHVEGDEVDPKSRHKGKFETETYLKERGLPFSAIRPTYIYGPQNYNPLEAWFFDRIVRDRPIPIPGNGAHITQLGHVKDLARAMAAILGNSEAIGQIYNVSGDRFVTFDGLARACAIAAGKSPDTLDLVHYDPKQFDFGKRKAFPLRVQHFFADIHKAKSELNWQPEYDLISGLKDSFTNDYLASGSDRAEVDFSLDDQILKAVR from the coding sequence ATGCGAATTTTAATTATGGGTGGCACCCGTTTTATCGGGGTTTATCTGACAAAAATTCTGGTTGAAAACGGTCACGACGTTGTCTTATTCAACCGAGGAAATAAACCCGCTCCCGTGGAGGGAATCCGGCAAATTCACGGCGATCGCAAAGATGCGGCACAAATCAAAGAAAAACTAGCCGATGAAAGTTTTGATGCTATTTTTGACAACAACGGGCGCGAATGTAGCGATACCCAACCCCTAGCCGATTTATTTGCAGGTAAACTCAAGCATTTTATTTACATGAGTTCCGCCGGGGTCTATCTCAAATCCGATCGAATGCCTCATGTAGAAGGCGACGAAGTCGATCCGAAAAGCCGTCACAAAGGCAAATTTGAAACAGAAACCTATCTCAAAGAACGCGGTTTACCCTTCAGTGCGATTCGTCCGACTTATATTTACGGGCCGCAAAATTACAACCCCCTCGAAGCCTGGTTTTTCGATCGCATCGTGCGCGATCGCCCGATTCCGATTCCGGGAAATGGGGCGCATATCACCCAACTCGGTCACGTCAAAGATTTAGCGCGAGCGATGGCGGCCATTCTCGGCAATTCTGAGGCGATCGGGCAAATTTACAACGTTTCCGGCGATCGCTTCGTCACCTTTGACGGTTTGGCCCGCGCTTGCGCGATCGCCGCCGGAAAATCCCCGGATACCCTCGATTTAGTCCACTACGATCCCAAACAATTTGACTTCGGCAAACGCAAAGCCTTCCCCTTGCGCGTCCAACACTTCTTCGCCGACATTCACAAAGCTAAATCCGAACTCAATTGGCAACCGGAATACGATTTAATTTCCGGTTTAAAAGACTCGTTTACTAACGATTATTTAGCCTCGGGAAGCGATCGCGCCGAGGTCGATTTCTCCCTAGACGATCAAATTCTCAAGGCAGTCCGTTAG